Proteins co-encoded in one Rhodococcus sp. PAMC28707 genomic window:
- a CDS encoding NAD kinase — MQPVPVREVLLVAHPGRPDIAETALRVAKVFGEAGIRLRVLVDEVHSSRIEASGVREAEVALVEELELKVVEFGPDAALGCELVLVLGGDGTFLRAAELARAASIAVLGINLGRIGFLAEAEADHLEDALARVVSGDYRIENRMTLDINIRVGDQVVGRGWALNEASIENGSRLGVLEVVLEVDDRPVSAFGCDGVLIATPTGSTAYAFSAGGPVVWPELEAILVVPSNAHALFARPLVTSPNSFIAVETDAGGHEALVFCDGRRTLTLPAGGRVEVIRGAEPIKWVRLDSAPFADRMVTKFALPIKGWRGRAR, encoded by the coding sequence GTGCAGCCTGTGCCGGTTCGCGAGGTATTGCTGGTTGCCCACCCGGGCAGGCCCGATATCGCCGAGACGGCGCTTCGAGTCGCAAAGGTGTTCGGCGAAGCTGGTATCAGATTGCGGGTACTCGTCGATGAGGTGCATTCGAGCCGCATCGAGGCTTCCGGGGTACGTGAAGCCGAGGTTGCACTGGTGGAGGAGCTCGAGCTCAAGGTAGTCGAATTCGGCCCCGATGCCGCATTGGGTTGTGAATTGGTGCTGGTGCTCGGAGGCGACGGGACGTTTCTCCGTGCAGCCGAGCTCGCTCGTGCGGCGTCCATCGCCGTTCTTGGGATCAACCTCGGGCGTATCGGATTTCTCGCCGAGGCCGAGGCGGACCATCTCGAGGACGCGTTGGCTCGCGTCGTGAGCGGTGACTATCGAATCGAGAATCGGATGACTCTCGATATCAACATTCGCGTCGGCGATCAGGTCGTCGGACGAGGATGGGCCTTGAACGAAGCGAGCATCGAGAACGGTTCTCGGCTCGGTGTCCTCGAGGTGGTACTCGAGGTCGACGACCGTCCGGTGTCGGCATTCGGCTGTGACGGCGTACTCATCGCCACTCCGACAGGTTCCACTGCGTACGCATTCTCGGCGGGCGGGCCAGTTGTGTGGCCGGAACTGGAAGCGATTCTTGTGGTTCCCAGCAATGCACATGCGTTGTTTGCGCGGCCGTTGGTGACCAGTCCCAATTCTTTCATTGCCGTCGAGACCGATGCCGGCGGTCATGAGGCTCTGGTGTTCTGTGACGGCAGGAGAACTCTGACGCTGCCGGCGGGCGGACGCGTAGAGGTGATCCGGGGCGCCGAGCCGATCAAATGGGTCCGACTGGATTCGGCGCCTTTCGCCGATCGAATGGTGACCAAGTTTGCATTGCCCATCAAGGGATGGCGGGGGAGGGCGAGGTAG
- the recN gene encoding DNA repair protein RecN gives MLEEIRIDSLGVIAAASAQFHEGLTVLTGETGAGKTMVVTSLHLLSGARADAGRVRVGADRAVVEGRFSTETASAQVVDEVEKVLESAGAQRDEDQSIIALRTVNADGRSRAHLGGRSVPAAVLSGFTDPLLTVHGQNDQLRLLRADRQLEALDRFAGESVSGLLEKYRSARTAWLAARTELIDRTERSRELAQEADRLQFGIQEIDGVAPQPQEDSTIAADVRRLGDLDSLRESAEGAGVALVGAVEETGGAMSALHLLGEARTQLEGSDDAALTDLLPRLNEAMAVVTDIGADLTAYLSDLPSDPSALETLLNRQSELKGLTRKYAADVDGVIAWANDARERLLHIDVSATTLADLSGRVDETAAEVATAATKLTSARSKAAAKLAKAVSVELAGLAMGKAKLQLDLRVAVAGPQDNAPLNIAGAELHAGQNGVDEVEFKLSAHDGAQALPISKSASGGELSRVMLALEVVLAGSDKGATMVFDEVDAGVGGRAAVEVGRRLARLARTHQVIVVTHLPQVAAFADTHLVVDKADSRKGAANSGVKSLSASERVVELARMLAGLDDTETGRAHAEELLATARAERAD, from the coding sequence ATGCTCGAAGAAATTCGAATCGACAGCCTCGGTGTCATTGCAGCCGCAAGTGCACAATTCCATGAAGGACTGACCGTGCTCACCGGCGAAACGGGTGCCGGTAAGACGATGGTTGTCACCAGTTTGCATCTGTTGTCCGGAGCGCGTGCTGACGCCGGGCGGGTGCGGGTCGGCGCCGATCGGGCCGTCGTAGAAGGTCGCTTCAGTACTGAAACCGCCTCGGCGCAGGTTGTCGACGAGGTCGAAAAAGTACTCGAGTCGGCTGGTGCTCAGCGCGACGAGGACCAATCGATCATCGCGTTGCGCACTGTGAACGCAGACGGCAGATCGCGTGCGCACCTGGGCGGACGGAGCGTTCCCGCCGCAGTGTTGTCCGGTTTCACCGATCCGTTGCTGACCGTGCACGGCCAGAATGATCAGCTACGGCTGTTGCGTGCCGATCGCCAACTCGAGGCTCTCGATCGTTTTGCGGGCGAGTCCGTCTCCGGTCTGCTCGAGAAGTACCGGTCTGCCCGCACCGCATGGTTGGCAGCACGGACCGAATTGATCGACCGGACCGAGCGGAGCCGAGAGCTCGCTCAGGAGGCGGATCGATTGCAGTTCGGCATCCAGGAGATCGACGGCGTGGCGCCGCAGCCACAGGAAGATTCGACCATCGCTGCCGATGTCCGCCGACTCGGCGATCTGGACTCGCTGCGCGAATCTGCCGAAGGCGCAGGTGTTGCACTGGTCGGTGCTGTCGAGGAAACGGGCGGGGCGATGTCGGCTCTCCATCTACTCGGTGAGGCACGCACGCAGCTCGAGGGTTCCGACGACGCTGCGTTGACCGATCTGCTTCCCCGGTTGAACGAGGCCATGGCTGTAGTAACCGACATCGGTGCGGATCTCACTGCATATCTGTCGGACTTGCCGTCCGATCCGAGTGCCCTGGAAACGTTGCTCAATCGCCAATCCGAGCTCAAAGGGTTGACGCGGAAGTACGCTGCCGACGTCGATGGCGTCATCGCATGGGCCAATGACGCTCGTGAGCGATTGCTGCACATCGACGTCTCTGCCACTACGTTGGCAGATCTGTCCGGACGAGTGGACGAGACAGCTGCCGAGGTGGCCACAGCCGCAACCAAACTCACCTCGGCACGGAGCAAGGCCGCCGCAAAACTTGCCAAGGCAGTCAGCGTCGAGCTTGCAGGTCTGGCGATGGGTAAGGCGAAGCTGCAACTCGATCTGCGCGTTGCAGTCGCAGGGCCGCAAGACAATGCGCCGCTGAACATCGCAGGTGCGGAGCTGCACGCCGGTCAGAATGGTGTGGACGAAGTCGAGTTCAAATTGTCCGCACACGACGGCGCGCAAGCTCTACCCATCAGCAAGAGCGCATCGGGAGGTGAGCTTTCGCGCGTCATGCTGGCGTTGGAAGTCGTCCTCGCAGGATCGGACAAGGGCGCAACGATGGTCTTCGACGAGGTCGACGCAGGAGTCGGTGGGCGCGCAGCCGTCGAGGTAGGCCGACGGCTCGCCAGGTTGGCTCGCACACACCAGGTGATCGTGGTGACGCACTTGCCGCAGGTTGCAGCTTTCGCCGACACTCATCTTGTGGTGGACAAGGCCGACTCGCGTAAAGGCGCGGCCAACAGTGGAGTCAAATCACTGTCCGCTTCGGAGCGCGTTGTCGAACTAGCCCGAATGCTGGCTGGGTTGGACGACACCGAGACCGGTCGAGCTCATGCCGAGGAATTGTTGGCAACTGCCCGCGCCGAGCGTGCTGACTAG
- the steA gene encoding putative cytokinetic ring protein SteA, with amino-acid sequence MKMPALLSRTQDSLPGISGIARVDRNTSKLLKRVGPGDIVVLDELDLDRLTADALVAAGVLAVVNASPSISGRYPNLGPEVIVANGITLIDSTGTEVFKKIKDGSKIRLNEGGVYTGDRRLAKGDEQSEAEISDRMIEAKTGLVDHLEAFSGNTIEFIRTESPLLIDGVGVPDIELDLQDRHVVVVVDGPGHAEDLKALKPFIKEYSPIIIGVGAGADTAMKAGHKPDLIVGDPDDISAQTLKCGAEVVLPADSDGHANGLERIQDLGIGAMTFPATGAPADLALLLADHHGASLIVTVGSPASLDEFFDRGRRNTNPAAFMTRLKVGAKLVDSKAVATLYRSRVSGGAVALLILAALVAVIVALVVSNMGSEVLDWTIDVWNRFATWVQGLLA; translated from the coding sequence ATGAAGATGCCGGCTCTGTTATCACGAACTCAGGACTCGCTGCCCGGAATAAGTGGTATCGCCCGGGTCGATCGCAACACGTCGAAATTGCTCAAGCGAGTGGGACCAGGGGACATCGTCGTCCTCGACGAACTCGACCTGGATCGACTTACTGCTGATGCCTTGGTTGCTGCGGGCGTCTTGGCGGTAGTCAACGCGTCGCCGTCCATTTCGGGTCGCTATCCGAACCTGGGCCCGGAGGTGATCGTCGCCAACGGAATTACGTTGATCGACTCCACCGGCACCGAGGTGTTCAAAAAGATCAAGGACGGCAGCAAGATTCGCCTGAACGAGGGCGGCGTGTACACCGGTGATCGTCGTCTCGCCAAAGGCGACGAGCAGAGTGAAGCAGAGATCTCCGATCGGATGATCGAGGCAAAGACCGGCTTGGTCGACCATCTCGAAGCGTTCTCTGGCAACACCATCGAGTTCATCCGAACCGAAAGCCCGTTGCTCATCGACGGCGTCGGTGTCCCGGACATCGAGCTCGACTTGCAGGACCGGCACGTCGTGGTGGTAGTCGACGGACCCGGCCATGCCGAAGACCTCAAGGCGCTCAAGCCGTTCATCAAAGAGTATTCGCCGATCATCATCGGTGTCGGCGCGGGCGCCGACACGGCGATGAAGGCTGGGCACAAGCCGGACCTCATCGTCGGCGACCCTGATGACATCAGTGCGCAGACGCTCAAATGCGGTGCAGAAGTGGTGCTTCCGGCTGACTCGGACGGGCATGCGAACGGACTCGAACGCATTCAGGATCTCGGCATCGGAGCTATGACGTTCCCGGCCACTGGCGCGCCTGCCGACTTGGCGTTGTTGCTGGCCGACCATCACGGCGCGTCGCTGATCGTGACCGTCGGAAGCCCTGCCAGCCTCGACGAATTCTTCGATCGTGGCCGGCGAAACACCAACCCGGCGGCGTTCATGACGCGGTTGAAGGTCGGTGCCAAACTGGTCGACTCGAAGGCTGTTGCGACGCTGTACCGCAGTCGCGTATCAGGCGGGGCTGTTGCGTTACTGATTCTTGCCGCACTGGTTGCTGTCATCGTTGCTTTGGTCGTATCGAATATGGGCAGTGAAGTCCTGGACTGGACTATCGACGTGTGGAACCGCTTCGCAACGTGGGTTCAGGGGTTGCTGGCGTGA
- a CDS encoding copper transporter, whose translation MISMRQHAISIAAIFIALAIGVVLGSGLLSSGLVSGLRDDKSDLETEVNSLQSTNNQLGEQLNSADGFDAAVSGRVVRDALASRSVVVITTPDANPGDVDGVTRSIEASGAAVTGRVSLTDSFVTAASGDDLRTRLTNVVPAGTQLRTGSVDQGSMAGDLMGSVLLLDAKTAAPQSTPEELALALETLRSGGFIAYDNGAVAPAQLAVVVTGAGDVGAEDGNRGAIVARFTGGLDARGAGVVLAGRSGAAEGNGPVAVVRADSALSAAVSTVDNVDREAGRITTALALQEQLDGAAGRYGTGPNSTAVTVGAPAR comes from the coding sequence GTGATTTCTATGCGCCAACATGCCATTTCGATCGCAGCGATTTTCATCGCGTTGGCTATCGGAGTGGTGCTCGGGTCAGGTTTGTTGTCCAGTGGTCTAGTGTCGGGACTCCGTGACGACAAGTCCGACCTCGAGACCGAGGTGAATTCGCTTCAAAGTACGAACAATCAGCTCGGCGAGCAGCTCAATTCGGCTGATGGATTCGATGCGGCGGTGTCGGGCCGAGTCGTACGCGACGCGTTGGCGAGTCGCAGCGTGGTGGTGATTACCACGCCGGACGCGAATCCGGGCGACGTCGACGGTGTTACTCGTTCGATAGAGGCGTCGGGCGCGGCTGTGACGGGCCGGGTGTCGTTGACGGATTCGTTCGTCACCGCGGCGAGCGGTGACGATCTTCGTACTCGACTGACCAATGTCGTGCCTGCCGGTACTCAATTGCGCACCGGATCTGTCGACCAGGGGAGTATGGCGGGCGACCTGATGGGCTCGGTTCTGTTGCTCGATGCGAAGACGGCCGCGCCTCAGTCCACCCCGGAGGAACTCGCACTCGCACTCGAAACGCTGCGCAGTGGAGGTTTCATTGCGTACGACAACGGTGCAGTGGCTCCCGCCCAGCTGGCGGTCGTCGTGACCGGAGCAGGCGATGTGGGTGCCGAGGACGGGAACCGTGGTGCGATCGTCGCGCGCTTTACCGGCGGCCTCGACGCCAGGGGCGCAGGTGTAGTACTGGCCGGCCGTTCCGGAGCAGCAGAGGGCAATGGGCCGGTTGCTGTGGTGCGCGCGGATTCGGCGTTGTCCGCAGCTGTGAGCACGGTGGACAACGTGGACAGGGAAGCCGGCCGAATCACCACGGCGCTGGCATTGCAGGAACAGTTGGATGGAGCCGCGGGCCGATACGGGACCGGCCCGAACTCGACAGCCGTCACCGTCGGTGCACCGGCTCGATGA
- a CDS encoding CTP synthase yields the protein MSRLQSRSDTKHIFVSGGVASSLGKGLTASSLGQLLTARGLRVTMQKLDPYLNVDPGTMNPFQHGEVFVTEDGSETDLDVGHYERFLDRDLSGFANVTTGQVYSTVIAKERRGEYLGDTVQVIPHITDEIKRRILAMNGPDLQGHQPDVVITEIGGTVGDIESQPFLEAARQVRHDVGRENVFFLHVSLVPFLAPSGELKTKPTQHSVAALRSIGIQPDALILRCDRDVPPGLKNKIALMCDVDVEACISTPDAPSIYDIPKVLHKEGLDAYVVRKLGLPFRDVDWTVWGGLLERVHEPRETVRVALVGKYVDLPDAYLSVTEALRAGGFAHRAKVEIKWVPSDECESPAGAQAALGDVDAVLIPGGFGIRGIEGKLGAVRFARTRKVPLLGLCLGLQCMVIEAARSVGLTDANSAEFEPDIEFPVISTMADQEDAVAGEADLGGTMRLGAYPATLLKGSVVAGAYGSTEVSERHRHRYEVNNTYRDRISKSGLVFSGTSPDGHLVEFVELPTSMHPFFVGTQAHPEYKSRPTRPHPLFAALVNAALKYKAAERLPVDIHGDDAEFEVSVPEVTAESNG from the coding sequence TTGTCACGCCTTCAGTCGCGTTCTGACACCAAGCACATCTTCGTCAGCGGAGGCGTCGCATCGTCTCTTGGCAAGGGCCTCACGGCTTCGAGCCTGGGCCAGCTACTGACAGCTCGTGGCCTCCGCGTCACGATGCAGAAGCTCGATCCTTATCTGAACGTGGATCCGGGCACCATGAATCCGTTCCAGCACGGCGAGGTCTTCGTCACCGAGGACGGCTCCGAAACTGATCTGGATGTCGGACACTACGAGCGGTTCCTCGACCGCGACCTGTCCGGGTTCGCAAACGTCACGACCGGTCAGGTCTACTCGACGGTTATCGCCAAGGAGCGTCGCGGCGAATACTTGGGCGACACCGTCCAGGTCATTCCGCATATCACCGACGAAATCAAGCGTCGAATCCTTGCCATGAACGGTCCAGATCTCCAGGGCCATCAACCGGACGTGGTGATCACCGAGATCGGCGGCACCGTCGGCGATATCGAGTCGCAGCCGTTCCTCGAAGCGGCACGTCAGGTCCGTCATGACGTCGGTCGTGAGAACGTCTTCTTCTTGCATGTCTCCCTGGTGCCGTTCCTCGCGCCTTCAGGTGAGCTCAAGACCAAGCCGACTCAGCATTCGGTCGCAGCCCTGCGGAGCATCGGAATCCAACCCGATGCACTCATTCTGCGGTGCGATCGCGACGTTCCGCCTGGCCTGAAGAACAAGATCGCACTGATGTGTGACGTAGATGTCGAAGCCTGTATTTCCACTCCCGACGCACCGTCGATCTACGACATACCAAAGGTTCTGCACAAGGAGGGCCTGGACGCGTATGTCGTGCGCAAGCTCGGGTTGCCGTTCCGCGACGTCGACTGGACGGTGTGGGGCGGACTTCTCGAACGTGTCCACGAGCCACGCGAGACCGTGCGTGTTGCCCTTGTCGGCAAGTACGTGGATCTCCCCGACGCGTACCTCTCGGTCACCGAGGCGTTGCGTGCGGGCGGTTTCGCACATCGTGCGAAGGTCGAGATCAAGTGGGTTCCGTCCGACGAGTGCGAGAGCCCCGCAGGCGCGCAAGCTGCGCTCGGTGATGTCGACGCAGTGCTGATTCCGGGTGGATTCGGTATTCGGGGCATCGAAGGCAAACTGGGCGCTGTCCGCTTTGCCCGTACCCGCAAGGTGCCTCTGCTCGGACTGTGCCTCGGTTTGCAGTGCATGGTCATCGAAGCAGCACGCTCGGTCGGACTGACCGACGCCAACTCGGCGGAGTTCGAGCCGGACATCGAGTTCCCTGTCATCTCGACGATGGCCGATCAAGAAGATGCTGTCGCAGGCGAGGCAGACCTCGGTGGAACTATGCGACTGGGCGCGTACCCGGCGACCTTGTTGAAGGGTTCGGTCGTGGCAGGCGCCTACGGGTCGACCGAAGTTTCCGAGCGTCACCGTCACCGCTACGAGGTCAACAACACCTACCGTGACCGAATTTCGAAGAGTGGTCTGGTGTTCAGCGGAACTTCCCCTGACGGGCACCTCGTCGAGTTCGTGGAACTTCCGACGTCGATGCATCCGTTCTTCGTCGGCACGCAGGCTCACCCGGAATACAAGAGCCGGCCGACGCGGCCGCACCCACTTTTTGCAGCACTGGTCAACGCGGCGTTGAAGTACAAGGCAGCCGAGCGGCTTCCGGTCGATATTCACGGTGATGACGCCGAGTTCGAGGTGTCGGTGCCGGAAGTGACCGCTGAAAGCAACGGATGA
- a CDS encoding NUDIX hydrolase — MSEQDSRFEFRTLGSTTVYEGAILALRLDQVTMPDGREAEREVVEHHGAVAVVAVDDQGRIAMIEQYRHPIGRRLWELPAGLLDETDEPPVDAAKRELAEETGLSAARWSVLVDVLASPGFTDECVRVFLAEDLTEVERPDAHDEEADIVLSYVPVDDAVRRALSGEFVNASAVAGILALAASRVASTSLRPADAPWPDLPTTFERRKNSHE; from the coding sequence ATGAGCGAGCAGGACAGCCGGTTCGAGTTTCGGACTCTCGGTTCGACAACCGTCTACGAGGGCGCGATTCTCGCTTTGCGATTGGATCAGGTCACGATGCCGGACGGCCGAGAGGCCGAGCGTGAAGTAGTCGAGCACCACGGCGCAGTAGCCGTCGTGGCGGTCGACGACCAGGGTCGGATCGCGATGATCGAGCAGTACCGACATCCGATCGGGCGACGTCTGTGGGAGTTGCCTGCCGGTCTTCTCGACGAGACCGATGAGCCGCCCGTCGATGCGGCGAAGCGCGAACTCGCCGAGGAGACAGGACTTTCCGCTGCCCGCTGGTCGGTACTCGTCGATGTTTTGGCGTCACCGGGCTTCACCGATGAGTGCGTTCGAGTGTTTCTGGCCGAGGATCTGACCGAAGTCGAGCGGCCCGATGCACACGACGAAGAGGCCGACATCGTGTTGTCCTACGTGCCGGTCGACGACGCGGTTCGCCGGGCTCTGTCCGGTGAGTTCGTGAATGCAAGTGCGGTGGCGGGCATTCTGGCGCTGGCCGCCTCGAGGGTAGCGTCGACAAGCCTGCGCCCCGCCGATGCTCCGTGGCCGGATCTGCCGACTACTTTCGAGCGTCGGAAGAATTCGCACGAGTAG
- the xerD gene encoding site-specific tyrosine recombinase XerD — MLSEQISTYLDHLEVERGSAKNTLSSYRRDLRRYEVFLTAHGIDDLAKVSESDVTEFVLYLRRGGDEFLPLAASSAARTLIAVRGFHKFAAAEGFTISDVASAVKPPTPSRRLPKSLPLDQVIAILESAIAEGADAPRGLRDKAILELLYSTGARISEAVGLDVDDVDTDTRSVLLHGKGDKQRLVPVGRPAIEAVDAYLVRGRPALATKSTPALFLNARGGRLSRQSAWQVLHTAAERAGITTPVSPHTLRHSFATHLLDGGADVRVVQELLGHASVTTTQIYTLVTVNTLREVWAGAHPRAR; from the coding sequence GTGCTGAGTGAACAGATTTCGACCTATCTCGATCACCTCGAGGTCGAGCGTGGGTCGGCGAAGAACACTCTGTCCTCGTATCGCCGAGACCTTCGGCGATACGAGGTGTTTCTCACTGCCCACGGCATCGACGATTTGGCCAAGGTATCCGAATCGGATGTGACCGAATTCGTCTTGTATCTGCGGCGAGGTGGTGACGAGTTCCTACCTTTGGCTGCAAGTTCCGCAGCACGGACTCTCATTGCGGTTCGTGGGTTTCACAAATTCGCGGCCGCGGAGGGATTCACCATTTCGGACGTGGCCAGTGCCGTCAAGCCGCCGACCCCGAGTCGTCGGCTGCCGAAGTCGCTTCCACTCGACCAGGTGATCGCGATTCTCGAATCGGCCATCGCCGAGGGTGCGGATGCCCCTCGTGGTTTGCGTGACAAGGCGATCCTCGAATTGTTGTATTCGACCGGTGCCCGCATTTCCGAAGCCGTGGGTCTCGACGTCGACGATGTGGACACCGACACGCGATCAGTGCTGCTTCACGGCAAAGGTGACAAGCAGCGTCTGGTACCGGTAGGCCGACCCGCTATCGAGGCTGTGGACGCGTATCTTGTTCGAGGGCGGCCCGCTCTGGCGACGAAGTCGACTCCCGCGTTGTTCCTCAATGCTCGCGGTGGTCGGTTGTCGCGGCAGAGTGCCTGGCAGGTACTGCATACGGCAGCCGAGCGTGCAGGCATCACCACGCCGGTCTCCCCTCACACCCTGAGACACTCGTTTGCGACGCATCTACTCGACGGCGGGGCAGATGTCCGTGTGGTGCAGGAGCTTCTCGGGCATGCCTCGGTCACCACAACCCAGATCTACACGCTCGTGACGGTGAATACGCTGCGGGAGGTATGGGCGGGAGCTCATCCTCGTGCGAGGTGA
- a CDS encoding ParA family protein → MINERTGERWNVSTPQPPAAESGFGRTWGEQAPVASPSTASSNKSYEATPDGLTPLHSSSEGALFHTRQPESARESKDVIPPVDTLGPTGRKTRPVPEPQPLSSHGPAKIIAMCNQKGGVGKTTSTINLGASLAAYGRRVLLVDLDPQGALSAGLGVAHHELDLTVYNLLVEPKVSADDVLMRTRVENLDLLPSNIDLSAAEIQLVTEVGREQTLGRVLHPILDRYDYVLIDCQPSLGLLTVNALTCADEVLIPMECEYFSLRGLALLNDTVEKVRDRLNPRLKLAGIVVTMFDARTLHSREVMTRVVEVFGDVVYDTVITRTVRFPETSVAGEPITTWAPKSAGAQAYRALAREVIYRSGP, encoded by the coding sequence ATGATCAACGAACGGACAGGGGAGCGCTGGAACGTGTCGACACCGCAGCCGCCAGCGGCGGAGTCAGGTTTTGGACGGACCTGGGGCGAGCAGGCTCCGGTCGCTTCGCCGTCGACAGCTTCTTCGAACAAGTCCTACGAGGCAACGCCCGACGGGCTCACCCCGCTCCATTCATCAAGCGAAGGAGCTCTCTTTCATACCCGGCAGCCCGAGTCCGCTCGTGAGAGTAAGGACGTCATCCCTCCTGTCGACACTCTCGGCCCGACCGGTCGCAAGACCAGACCGGTTCCCGAACCGCAGCCACTGAGCAGTCACGGACCGGCGAAGATCATCGCGATGTGCAACCAGAAGGGTGGCGTCGGAAAAACGACGTCGACCATCAATCTGGGTGCCTCGCTGGCTGCTTACGGTCGTCGAGTGCTTCTGGTCGATCTGGATCCGCAGGGTGCGCTGTCTGCAGGGTTGGGTGTCGCACACCACGAGCTCGACCTCACGGTCTACAACCTCCTCGTCGAACCGAAAGTGTCCGCCGACGACGTCCTGATGCGGACGCGCGTCGAGAATCTCGATTTGCTGCCGAGCAACATCGATCTGTCGGCGGCCGAGATTCAGTTGGTCACCGAGGTCGGTCGCGAACAGACTCTCGGTCGGGTGCTCCACCCGATTCTCGATCGATACGACTACGTGTTGATCGACTGCCAGCCCTCCCTCGGATTGCTCACCGTCAACGCACTGACGTGTGCCGACGAAGTTCTGATTCCGATGGAATGCGAGTACTTCAGCCTGCGCGGATTGGCGCTGCTCAACGACACCGTCGAAAAGGTTCGTGATCGGCTCAATCCACGGCTCAAGCTTGCCGGCATTGTGGTCACCATGTTCGACGCCCGCACACTGCACTCGCGTGAGGTGATGACGCGGGTGGTCGAGGTGTTCGGCGACGTCGTGTACGACACAGTGATCACCAGGACCGTGCGTTTCCCCGAGACGTCCGTCGCAGGCGAGCCGATCACCACGTGGGCACCGAAATCGGCAGGGGCCCAAGCCTATCGGGCTCTGGCCCGAGAGGTGATATACCGGTCCGGTCCCTGA
- a CDS encoding segregation/condensation protein A: MEVPGGEDPSRFRVRLLNFEGPFDLLLTLISQHRLDVTEVALHTVTDDFIAFTKSLGKAMDLDQTTEFLVVAATLLDLKAARLLPSGDVEDAEDLALLEVRDLLFARLLQYRAYKQVAMLFGELEAAALRRYPRSVSVEDRFADLIPEVLLGVDPARFADIAATAFRPKPIPQVGLDHIHQHAVSVPEQAAWVMNLLQGKGSGQWATFSEIIEGCEYPVEIIARFLALLELFREQVIVFEQPEPLGELSVSWTGTEKVDGVLVSAVDYG; this comes from the coding sequence ATCGAGGTTCCAGGTGGGGAGGATCCGTCACGATTTCGTGTTCGGTTGCTCAACTTCGAAGGACCGTTCGATCTGTTGTTGACGCTGATCAGTCAGCATCGCCTCGATGTCACCGAAGTCGCGTTACACACCGTCACAGACGATTTCATCGCGTTCACCAAGTCGCTCGGCAAAGCTATGGACCTTGATCAGACGACGGAATTTCTCGTCGTCGCAGCCACATTGCTCGATCTCAAGGCGGCACGGCTGCTGCCATCCGGTGATGTCGAGGATGCCGAGGACCTCGCTTTGCTCGAAGTACGTGATCTGCTGTTCGCCCGGCTGCTGCAATATCGCGCGTACAAGCAGGTGGCGATGCTGTTCGGTGAGCTCGAAGCCGCCGCACTGCGTCGATATCCACGGTCGGTGTCCGTCGAGGACCGTTTCGCGGACCTGATTCCGGAAGTACTACTCGGCGTCGACCCGGCTCGTTTCGCCGATATCGCGGCGACCGCGTTCCGGCCGAAGCCGATTCCGCAGGTAGGTCTCGATCACATTCATCAGCACGCGGTGTCGGTGCCCGAGCAGGCCGCGTGGGTGATGAATCTGCTTCAGGGGAAGGGCTCGGGGCAGTGGGCGACTTTCAGTGAGATCATCGAGGGCTGCGAATACCCTGTCGAGATCATTGCGCGTTTCCTTGCGTTGCTCGAGTTGTTCCGTGAGCAGGTCATCGTGTTCGAGCAGCCCGAGCCGTTGGGGGAGTTGTCGGTGAGCTGGACCGGTACGGAGAAGGTGGACGGAGTGCTGGTGTCAGCGGTGGACTATGGATGA
- the scpB gene encoding SMC-Scp complex subunit ScpB: MDEKELSESEESTGLESGEELDDATLEAALEAVLLVVDSPASNEQLASAVGCDARRVKRTVKRMAEKLTERGSGIDLRYAGDGWRFYTRTAYAPYVERLLLDGARSKLTRAALETLAVIAYRQPLTRSRVSAVRGVNVDGVMRTLLARGLISEAGVDPETNGTMYSTTELFLERLGLASLTDLPPLAPLLPGVDLIDEISDSMDTEPRVLRSTKNRGSKPDPVSELDSDD, from the coding sequence ATGGATGAGAAAGAGCTTTCGGAGAGTGAAGAGTCGACCGGCCTCGAGTCCGGCGAAGAGCTGGACGACGCGACGCTCGAGGCTGCGCTCGAAGCCGTCCTGTTGGTAGTCGACTCGCCCGCCTCGAACGAGCAGTTGGCGTCGGCGGTCGGATGCGACGCACGTCGGGTGAAGCGGACGGTGAAGCGGATGGCCGAGAAACTGACCGAACGAGGCAGTGGAATCGATCTCCGATATGCGGGCGACGGATGGCGTTTCTACACCCGCACGGCCTACGCGCCGTACGTCGAACGGCTACTCCTCGACGGCGCTCGGTCGAAACTCACACGCGCGGCATTGGAGACTCTGGCCGTTATCGCATATCGTCAACCGTTGACGCGCTCGCGAGTTAGTGCCGTGCGAGGAGTCAACGTAGACGGAGTGATGCGCACGTTGCTCGCTCGCGGTTTGATTTCGGAAGCTGGAGTGGATCCGGAAACGAACGGCACCATGTATTCGACAACCGAGTTGTTCCTCGAACGGCTTGGGTTGGCGTCGCTGACGGACCTCCCGCCGCTGGCACCGTTGCTGCCAGGTGTGGATCTGATCGACGAGATCAGCGACAGCATGGACACCGAACCGAGAGTTTTACGCTCCACCAAGAACCGCGGATCGAAACCCGATCCGGTATCCGAGCTCGACTCGGACGACTGA